Proteins from one Luteolibacter yonseiensis genomic window:
- the creC gene encoding two-component system sensor histidine kinase CreC encodes MRFTRVTLFFIAFIITLGFYQLARHFLAEVEPQTFQATEEVLVDTANILAEMVEKDVRENKFRTGELRDAFEGAHGRVLQARIYRFTKRGVGIQAYVTDAKGVVIFDSDGGRREGENYMKWPDVSLTLSGRYGARSSRDDEGNWRSSVFYVGAPIGDAARPDGVLTVYKPQADVLPLVHERRKIIYFACSLIGGGILFLIGAVFLWLFHPIGKITDYARAIERGERPPKPRIGIGREVNTLAHALDSMRDALEGRRYAERYIQTLTHEMKSPLAAIRGAAELLDEEMPVEVRKRFLENIRAETARSERLINRLLELSAIEGRTSLEKPVEVDFHAIVARAMDQARPLAEVAGVRLEPEEGAQEVVVRGDEFILRAAVTNLLENAIDFSPAGGVVGIGFSQGEGKVVLEIRDQGPGVPEYARERIFDRFYSLRHHAAKRKGTGLGLTLVREAAELHGGSITLEPAEGGGTVARLVLGCGVEG; translated from the coding sequence ATGCGCTTCACCCGGGTCACACTTTTTTTCATCGCGTTCATCATCACGCTGGGGTTTTACCAGCTGGCGCGGCATTTCCTGGCGGAGGTGGAGCCGCAGACGTTCCAGGCGACGGAGGAGGTGCTGGTGGATACGGCGAACATCCTGGCGGAGATGGTGGAGAAGGATGTGAGGGAGAACAAGTTCCGGACGGGGGAGCTGCGGGATGCCTTCGAGGGGGCGCACGGGCGGGTGCTGCAGGCGAGGATTTACAGGTTCACGAAGCGGGGGGTGGGCATCCAGGCATATGTGACGGATGCGAAGGGGGTGGTGATCTTCGATTCGGACGGTGGGCGGCGGGAGGGGGAGAATTACATGAAATGGCCGGATGTGTCGCTGACGTTGTCCGGCCGCTACGGGGCGCGCAGCAGCAGGGATGACGAGGGGAACTGGAGGTCCTCGGTGTTCTACGTGGGGGCTCCGATCGGGGATGCGGCGCGGCCGGACGGGGTGCTGACGGTTTACAAGCCGCAGGCGGATGTGCTGCCGCTGGTGCACGAGCGGAGGAAGATCATTTATTTCGCGTGTTCGCTGATCGGCGGGGGGATTTTGTTTTTGATCGGCGCGGTGTTCCTGTGGTTGTTCCACCCGATCGGGAAGATCACGGATTACGCGCGGGCGATCGAGCGGGGGGAGCGGCCGCCGAAGCCGCGGATCGGGATCGGGCGGGAGGTGAACACGCTGGCGCATGCGCTGGACTCGATGCGGGACGCGCTGGAGGGGCGGCGCTATGCGGAGCGCTACATCCAGACGCTGACGCATGAGATGAAGAGTCCGCTGGCGGCGATCCGGGGGGCGGCGGAGCTGCTGGACGAGGAGATGCCGGTGGAGGTGAGGAAGCGGTTCCTGGAGAACATCCGGGCGGAGACGGCGAGGAGCGAGCGTTTGATCAACCGGTTGCTGGAGCTGTCGGCGATCGAGGGTCGGACGAGTCTGGAGAAGCCGGTGGAGGTGGATTTCCATGCGATCGTGGCGCGCGCGATGGACCAGGCGCGGCCGCTGGCGGAGGTGGCGGGGGTGCGGCTGGAGCCGGAGGAGGGGGCCCAGGAGGTGGTGGTGAGGGGGGATGAGTTCATCCTGCGGGCGGCGGTGACGAACCTGCTGGAGAATGCGATCGATTTTTCCCCGGCGGGGGGTGTGGTGGGGATCGGGTTTTCGCAGGGGGAGGGGAAGGTGGTGCTGGAGATCCGCGACCAGGGTCCGGGGGTTCCGGAGTATGCGAGGGAGAGGATTTTCGACCGGTTTTACTCGCTGCGCCACCATGCGGCGAAGCGGAAGGGAACGGGGCTGGGCCTGACGCTGGTGCGGGAGGCGGCGGAGCTGCACGGCGGGAGCATCACGCTGGAACCTGCGGAGGGCGGGGGGACGGTGGCGAGGCTGGTGCTGGGGTGCGGGGTTGAGGGTTGA
- the creB gene encoding two-component system response regulator CreB has translation MPRLLLVEDEPAIADTLVYALGTECFEVTHTLTGADALAAAERVEFDFAILDIGLPDMTGLDVCRRLRERWMIPVLFLTARDGEVDRILGLELGGDDYVTKPFSPREIVARVRAILRRSGGRMPSPSPQQQGNPAAGGGRTLHHDASSMRIHCHGEALDLTAHEYRLLLVLLERPDRVFTRDQLLVHAWEDPGAVTDRTIDAHIKSIRAKLRGVRVGAEELIQTRRGIGYVLSL, from the coding sequence ATGCCCCGCCTGCTGCTTGTGGAAGATGAACCGGCCATCGCTGACACGCTTGTGTATGCGCTGGGGACGGAGTGTTTCGAGGTGACCCACACGCTGACGGGGGCGGATGCGCTGGCGGCGGCGGAGCGGGTGGAGTTTGATTTCGCGATCCTGGACATCGGGCTGCCGGACATGACGGGGCTGGATGTGTGCCGGCGGCTGCGGGAGAGGTGGATGATTCCGGTGCTTTTCCTGACGGCGCGGGACGGGGAGGTGGACCGGATCCTGGGCCTGGAGCTGGGCGGGGATGATTATGTGACGAAGCCTTTTTCGCCCCGGGAGATCGTGGCGCGGGTGCGGGCGATTCTGAGGCGGTCGGGGGGACGGATGCCGTCTCCGTCTCCGCAGCAGCAGGGGAATCCGGCGGCGGGGGGTGGCAGGACGCTGCATCACGATGCTTCGTCGATGCGGATCCACTGCCATGGGGAGGCGCTGGATCTGACGGCGCACGAGTACCGGCTTCTGCTGGTGTTGCTGGAGAGGCCGGACCGGGTTTTCACGCGGGACCAGTTGCTGGTTCATGCGTGGGAGGATCCGGGGGCGGTGACGGACCGGACGATCGACGCGCATATCAAGTCGATCCGGGCGAAGTTGCGCGGGGTGCGGGTGGGGGCGGAGGAGCTGATCCAGACGAGGCGGGGCATCGGGTATGTGTTGTCGCTCTGA
- a CDS encoding DUF1648 domain-containing protein codes for MKKPAIALLVLSAALLVGLGINDHQQLPERIASHFDWSGTANGWMNRTTFTATMLAVGLGIPALVIAAMHALRFIPAEYLNVPNPGYWRAPANHRKACDILAASSLWFGSAFLIWQAFFTHMIVAANRATPPALDSGKAILLTLPLLAFILGWITVLITRFHRIPTP; via the coding sequence ATGAAAAAGCCCGCCATCGCCCTGCTCGTCCTCAGCGCCGCCCTGCTCGTCGGCCTCGGCATCAACGACCACCAGCAGTTGCCCGAGCGGATCGCCTCCCACTTCGACTGGAGCGGCACCGCCAACGGCTGGATGAACCGCACCACCTTCACCGCCACCATGCTCGCCGTCGGCCTCGGCATCCCCGCCCTCGTCATCGCCGCCATGCACGCCCTCCGGTTCATCCCCGCGGAATACCTCAACGTCCCCAACCCCGGCTACTGGAGGGCCCCCGCGAACCACCGGAAAGCCTGCGACATCCTCGCCGCCTCCTCCCTCTGGTTCGGCAGCGCCTTCCTCATCTGGCAGGCCTTCTTCACCCACATGATCGTCGCCGCCAACCGCGCCACCCCGCCCGCCCTCGACAGCGGCAAAGCCATCCTCCTCACCCTCCCGCTCCTCGCCTTCATCCTCGGCTGGATCACCGTCCTCATCACCCGCTTCCACCGCATCCCCACCCCCTGA
- a CDS encoding DMT family transporter, producing the protein MPALLLILACALWGVSFPLVKALHLEQTARIPAATSLFLASWMQTARFGLGALMLLPFVFGKSRPTANEIRQGLVIALWGGLGMWVQADALAHTEASTSAFLTQAYCIFLPLWACLRTRRGPGVKILLATAMVLAGGGILSGIRPDHLRLGRGEWETLLAAFLFTFQILSLENPRYQGNRGIPVSFVMFLGIALLFVPVTLITAPDVENCLTAGASAASLLLIAGLALFCSVGAYVLMNVWQPRVPATEAGLIYTIEPVFTALYVLVLPQWLGTLIGADYPNETLTTRLITGGALILAANLLMQWKTPPHLPPAGPV; encoded by the coding sequence ATGCCCGCGCTCCTGCTCATCCTCGCCTGCGCGCTCTGGGGAGTGAGCTTTCCCCTCGTCAAGGCGCTGCACCTCGAGCAAACCGCGCGCATCCCCGCCGCCACCAGCCTCTTCCTCGCCTCATGGATGCAGACCGCCCGCTTCGGGCTCGGCGCCCTCATGCTGCTGCCGTTCGTGTTCGGGAAAAGCCGTCCCACCGCCAACGAAATCCGCCAGGGACTCGTCATCGCCCTCTGGGGAGGCCTCGGCATGTGGGTGCAGGCGGACGCCCTCGCCCATACCGAAGCCTCCACCTCCGCCTTCCTCACCCAGGCCTACTGCATCTTCCTGCCGCTCTGGGCCTGCCTGCGCACCCGCCGCGGTCCCGGCGTTAAAATCCTGCTCGCCACCGCCATGGTCCTCGCCGGCGGCGGCATCCTCTCCGGCATCCGCCCCGACCACCTCCGGCTCGGGCGTGGCGAATGGGAAACCCTGCTCGCCGCCTTCCTCTTCACCTTCCAGATCCTCAGCCTGGAAAACCCGCGCTACCAGGGGAACCGCGGCATCCCCGTCAGCTTCGTCATGTTCCTCGGCATCGCACTGCTCTTCGTGCCCGTCACCCTCATCACCGCGCCGGACGTGGAAAACTGCCTCACCGCCGGAGCCTCCGCCGCCTCCCTCCTCCTCATCGCCGGCCTCGCCCTCTTCTGCTCCGTCGGCGCGTACGTCCTCATGAACGTCTGGCAACCCCGCGTCCCCGCCACCGAGGCCGGCCTCATCTACACCATCGAGCCCGTCTTCACCGCCCTCTACGTCCTCGTCCTCCCCCAGTGGCTGGGCACCCTCATCGGCGCGGACTATCCCAACGAAACCCTCACCACCCGGCTCATCACCGGCGGCGCCCTCATCCTCGCCGCCAACCTCCTCATGCAGTGGAAAACCCCGCCCCACCTCCCACCCGCCGGCCCCGTCTGA
- a CDS encoding Ig-like domain-containing protein produces the protein MLRSNLSMGHSLLCLLASFICGGVAAAQAPPEWWTTGSSPVIEEGAPADNRAMANVGQAKWMTSKALKALGSAATDLAIQVRADLEGTPPDHLDRIINLAVPDPKPADWSEKQRAPLLLGQLKAIARPFYNRLNAAAPSWVLDQIQQNHDGNAILGTHYWQVSGNADYTQNGYFPWNPATPVDANNAPVTIGQLKAVFSLRFQSFPAGPDADGDGLPDARETELGTDPDDPDTDADGMPDGWEILHGFNPLNAADATLDWDSDGNSNSQEYQQDTDPKDYGSRMLPQIKIYGGDGQISPPSSRLPIPLVVRITDAGGEALSNVRVTFQVVSGGGLLTIPPGGSVSTVQSFTDSNGECGVLYGQPGGFNVTSSISATVTSGPNGGSVVFSAQTVSSSLSNDNFANARTITGNEGGLSSKNSGATLEANEPTFLTMDFTAVSSQGGYLCNQTGATVWYSWQAPESRKYRFQTGSLVKLEDDNPVTYLGDGTDFDTVLAVFKGSSLQTLTLEAGNDDGSTVESAVEFEAVSGQTYHIAVDGAEGQTGKFFLNWMPVAPPAPGGTPPANDDFPDAEEISGFYGEVTGSTLDATEESGEPEHQHHEGRHSVWYRWQAPATGTVTFDTAGSRINTILGAYQGSSVGALAEIAWQDDNDTLRAKLVFSVTAGQTYRIMVDSFGNEAGLFKLSYELTGSNDDFADAQLISGDSGTTGGSIRQSTAETGEPAHAGSAPGHSIWYRWTAPQTDTYTFRTSGSAFDTVLGIYTGTSVDDLETIGSNDDGDGRASVVIFEAVQGVTYSVAIDIYGGNFDGSKVGRTVLSWEQGVPGFLASRLQVQGEPPAEEPVRDSDLVGRSVIGMMAESEGQPNLGDAFVSDEDKTIVLLAPKEGELSVACPIPFIVDHSIVTTDTPRERDLKGKLTLTAQSGDPSIVSMGDYTLGTPVDITEPGHEGEGVHDWHRGSERFTVTALKKGSLTLKAEVDPDEETPEGDGGPRTTATINIRIFDVDEVIIYQPETSTDAQWQSAAMAQRWGNIIDKGQPLKVKLVLSGQIPANEEVELCGLKFALFKFNEDPDFITWIDAVNPTYKISPSRTEIWVTVEPSVVEAGLDRFNSSENEFASVEDPGSSSFGDSEIFDARAGLLPDSMRLVPSRENGNENDTAKTVAAGEIPPFCAKAIGDYPRLGGAVYLQVQMINTRSKRRLYRNQADILYLSSHGMSVDGSIASVLPGTVDWKDDLEVVIFAGCSVLDINDYNGNYDNTGDGVTEPGPTANVFSGEQWAASGPKRLLGYNYKAPLDTQGTPAIISSWFANRTASGDIGAWKIANENSSGRNACAIDADGGMYYYFHRTKGLIRNSYKWTSVPRASW, from the coding sequence ATGCTCAGATCAAACCTCTCGATGGGACATTCGCTCCTGTGCCTGCTGGCGTCATTCATTTGCGGGGGCGTGGCTGCCGCCCAAGCCCCTCCGGAATGGTGGACCACAGGGAGTTCGCCCGTGATCGAGGAAGGGGCTCCTGCCGACAATCGTGCCATGGCCAACGTGGGGCAGGCGAAGTGGATGACGTCGAAGGCCCTAAAGGCTTTGGGCTCGGCGGCGACGGATCTCGCCATTCAGGTGCGAGCCGACCTCGAGGGAACACCTCCGGATCATTTGGACCGCATCATCAATCTGGCGGTACCAGATCCAAAACCCGCGGATTGGTCGGAAAAGCAGCGGGCTCCGCTTCTTCTCGGCCAGCTCAAGGCGATAGCGCGCCCTTTCTACAACCGTCTCAACGCAGCGGCTCCGTCATGGGTTCTGGACCAGATCCAGCAGAACCATGACGGCAATGCCATTTTGGGAACCCATTACTGGCAGGTCTCCGGGAATGCGGACTACACTCAAAATGGATATTTCCCGTGGAATCCCGCGACACCGGTGGATGCCAACAACGCTCCGGTCACCATCGGCCAGCTCAAGGCCGTGTTTTCGCTTCGCTTTCAAAGTTTTCCTGCCGGACCGGACGCGGATGGTGACGGCCTGCCCGACGCGCGGGAGACGGAACTTGGTACGGATCCGGATGATCCGGATACCGACGCGGATGGAATGCCGGACGGTTGGGAAATCCTTCATGGTTTCAATCCGCTCAACGCGGCCGATGCGACGCTTGATTGGGACTCCGACGGGAATTCAAATTCCCAGGAATACCAGCAGGACACGGACCCGAAGGATTACGGAAGCCGGATGCTGCCGCAGATCAAGATTTATGGTGGAGACGGCCAGATTTCCCCACCTTCGTCCCGGCTCCCCATTCCGTTGGTCGTCCGGATCACGGATGCCGGAGGGGAAGCGCTTTCCAATGTCCGGGTGACCTTCCAGGTGGTTTCCGGCGGCGGGCTCCTCACTATCCCTCCGGGTGGTTCGGTCTCGACCGTCCAGAGTTTCACCGACTCGAACGGAGAGTGCGGGGTCCTGTATGGGCAGCCCGGCGGGTTCAATGTGACGAGTTCGATCTCCGCGACAGTCACGAGCGGCCCCAACGGCGGCAGCGTCGTTTTCAGCGCGCAAACCGTGTCTTCGTCACTGTCGAATGACAATTTTGCCAACGCCCGGACCATAACCGGCAACGAGGGGGGGCTCAGTTCCAAAAACAGCGGAGCCACGCTGGAAGCGAACGAGCCGACTTTCCTGACCATGGATTTCACGGCGGTTTCTTCACAGGGCGGCTACCTGTGCAACCAGACCGGAGCCACGGTTTGGTATTCATGGCAGGCTCCGGAGAGCCGGAAATATCGGTTCCAGACCGGTTCTCTGGTGAAATTGGAAGACGATAACCCGGTGACTTATCTGGGCGATGGCACGGATTTCGACACGGTGCTGGCCGTGTTCAAGGGTTCGAGCCTCCAGACCCTGACCCTCGAGGCGGGTAATGATGACGGCTCCACGGTGGAAAGTGCTGTTGAATTCGAAGCTGTCTCGGGTCAGACATATCACATCGCCGTCGATGGTGCGGAAGGACAAACGGGCAAATTCTTCCTGAATTGGATGCCGGTCGCTCCGCCCGCCCCGGGTGGAACACCACCCGCCAACGATGATTTTCCAGATGCGGAGGAAATCTCCGGTTTTTATGGAGAAGTCACCGGCAGCACCCTTGACGCGACCGAGGAGAGCGGAGAACCGGAGCACCAGCATCATGAAGGAAGGCATTCCGTCTGGTACCGCTGGCAGGCTCCCGCCACGGGGACCGTGACCTTCGATACGGCGGGAAGCCGGATCAACACCATTCTGGGCGCATACCAGGGATCGTCGGTCGGCGCGCTCGCGGAAATCGCCTGGCAGGATGACAATGACACGCTTCGGGCGAAGCTGGTGTTTTCCGTCACGGCAGGACAGACATACCGTATCATGGTCGATAGCTTCGGGAACGAAGCCGGTCTTTTCAAATTGTCATACGAACTGACCGGCTCGAACGACGATTTCGCGGACGCGCAGTTGATTTCAGGTGATTCGGGAACGACCGGTGGCAGCATCCGGCAAAGCACGGCGGAAACGGGCGAGCCCGCGCACGCGGGCAGCGCCCCGGGGCATTCGATCTGGTATCGCTGGACCGCGCCTCAGACCGACACCTACACGTTCCGCACGAGCGGCAGCGCGTTCGACACCGTTCTAGGCATTTACACGGGAACGTCGGTCGACGATCTCGAAACCATCGGATCGAATGACGATGGGGACGGCCGTGCGAGTGTCGTGATTTTTGAGGCGGTCCAAGGCGTGACTTACTCGGTCGCCATCGACATTTACGGTGGAAACTTCGACGGGAGCAAGGTGGGAAGGACCGTCTTGAGCTGGGAACAAGGTGTTCCCGGGTTTCTTGCAAGCCGGCTGCAGGTCCAGGGGGAACCGCCTGCGGAGGAACCGGTCCGGGACTCCGACCTGGTGGGGAGATCGGTGATCGGCATGATGGCGGAAAGCGAAGGACAACCCAACCTGGGAGACGCGTTCGTCTCGGATGAGGACAAGACAATTGTCCTGCTGGCTCCGAAAGAGGGTGAACTGTCGGTGGCATGTCCGATTCCGTTCATTGTGGACCATAGCATCGTCACCACGGACACGCCTCGTGAAAGGGATCTGAAAGGCAAGCTCACGCTCACCGCCCAGTCTGGGGATCCTTCGATCGTTTCGATGGGCGACTACACTCTCGGGACCCCGGTGGACATCACCGAGCCGGGGCATGAGGGCGAGGGAGTACACGACTGGCACAGGGGCAGCGAAAGATTCACCGTCACCGCATTGAAAAAGGGATCGCTCACCCTTAAGGCGGAGGTCGATCCGGACGAGGAAACGCCCGAAGGCGACGGAGGTCCCAGGACCACCGCAACGATCAACATCCGGATTTTTGATGTCGATGAAGTGATCATCTACCAGCCGGAGACTTCGACCGACGCGCAATGGCAGTCGGCGGCGATGGCGCAGCGCTGGGGGAACATCATCGACAAAGGGCAGCCTCTCAAGGTAAAGCTGGTGCTTTCAGGCCAGATTCCGGCAAACGAGGAAGTCGAGCTTTGCGGACTCAAATTCGCGCTGTTCAAATTCAATGAGGATCCAGACTTCATCACGTGGATCGACGCTGTCAATCCGACCTACAAGATTTCTCCGAGCCGCACCGAGATATGGGTGACCGTGGAGCCTTCGGTCGTTGAAGCGGGACTCGACCGTTTCAACAGCAGTGAGAACGAGTTCGCCAGTGTCGAGGATCCCGGAAGCTCGTCTTTCGGTGATTCCGAGATTTTCGACGCCCGCGCCGGCCTCCTTCCCGACTCGATGCGGCTGGTTCCCAGCCGCGAGAATGGAAATGAAAACGATACCGCGAAAACCGTGGCTGCGGGTGAGATACCTCCATTTTGCGCCAAGGCGATCGGCGACTACCCCCGTCTCGGGGGAGCCGTGTATCTGCAGGTCCAGATGATCAACACACGGTCGAAGCGTCGTTTGTATCGGAACCAGGCGGATATCCTGTATCTCTCATCACACGGCATGTCGGTTGACGGCTCCATCGCCAGCGTGCTTCCGGGCACGGTGGACTGGAAGGATGATCTCGAGGTCGTGATTTTCGCCGGGTGCTCCGTTCTCGATATTAACGACTATAACGGAAATTACGACAATACCGGAGATGGTGTCACGGAGCCGGGGCCGACCGCCAATGTGTTCTCAGGAGAGCAGTGGGCGGCGAGCGGTCCGAAAAGGCTTCTCGGCTACAACTACAAGGCGCCGCTGGATACCCAGGGAACTCCCGCCATCATCAGTTCGTGGTTCGCCAACAGGACCGCGTCCGGAGACATCGGCGCGTGGAAGATTGCGAACGAGAACAGCTCGGGCCGGAACGCCTGCGCCATAGACGCGGATGGCGGAATGTATTATTATTTCCATCGAACCAAGGGGCTGATCCGCAATTCCTACAAGTGGACATCCGTCCCGCGCGCTTCATGGTGA
- a CDS encoding beta strand repeat-containing protein, with product MKPTLQNPHLSSSVRLAMTAFVLAPAMLHAAATLDSNDEFIVTGTPDGNVIITHGLRAGTGIEVGSVSSALQIEYDGTNHLATFGTSDAGGGYAWQDNLTLSARTKMLLGSDNILTLYKTGGATGIFLSPDSGIINLPSTGGGIKVGSITALTAGTTGALTFPIAPVFSNGLQVTAGQLNVTSGTSSSNPTSGALVVSGGLGVQGDINGVKVGRGGGNIASNTAVGGSALAGNTTGAGNSAFGSQALFTNTTSNSNSAFGNQALYANTGGYDNTATGAGALRTNTAGYFNSAHGSMALYYNETGSQNTAIGYQALYLNTAGNANFAAGVQALRGNTTGYCNSASGAGALYSNNSGFNNTANGYASLGTNTSGSYNTASGAQALQYNTTGINNAATGYQALRNNTTGSTNTATGSTALYSNTTGAGHAAVGFQALYSNTTGEVNTAVGAQALRSNTTGSNNLALGGNALNKSTGGSSNSAVGHNALTENTTGSGNTATGSNALSNNTAGEFNSATGRNAGRNNTGGSSNVFLGYDAGSFQAISGGLGSPDNSVYIGANVRGKDDDDDNSIVIGANAVGEGANTSVLGNASTEKAHVFGQTTLTNTPWKTRAVGVSALADPSNAASDNGGEALVVEGHTRLKGRVVIEERQGDISMGIYD from the coding sequence ATGAAACCGACCCTGCAAAATCCACACCTGTCCTCCTCCGTCCGGCTCGCGATGACCGCCTTCGTGCTGGCTCCCGCGATGCTTCATGCGGCCGCCACCCTTGATTCCAACGACGAATTCATCGTGACGGGGACCCCGGACGGAAACGTCATCATCACGCACGGCCTGAGAGCGGGAACAGGGATCGAGGTCGGATCGGTTTCCTCAGCACTGCAGATCGAGTATGACGGCACGAACCATTTGGCGACCTTCGGCACCAGCGACGCGGGCGGCGGTTATGCCTGGCAAGACAACCTCACGCTCTCGGCAAGGACGAAGATGCTGCTGGGTTCGGACAACATCCTCACCCTCTACAAGACCGGTGGCGCCACGGGTATTTTCCTTTCGCCCGACTCGGGCATCATCAATTTGCCGTCCACGGGTGGCGGCATCAAGGTGGGTTCGATCACGGCGTTGACGGCCGGTACCACGGGAGCCCTGACTTTCCCCATCGCGCCGGTCTTCTCCAACGGTCTCCAGGTGACGGCAGGCCAGTTGAATGTGACCTCCGGCACCTCCTCCTCCAATCCGACCTCGGGCGCTCTTGTCGTTTCCGGCGGCCTCGGAGTGCAGGGAGACATCAACGGCGTCAAGGTGGGACGGGGCGGCGGCAACATCGCGAGCAACACGGCGGTCGGAGGCAGCGCCCTTGCCGGGAACACCACCGGTGCCGGCAACTCCGCGTTCGGGAGCCAGGCGCTTTTCACGAACACCACCAGCAATTCCAATTCCGCGTTCGGCAACCAGGCGCTTTATGCGAACACCGGCGGCTATGACAATACCGCGACCGGTGCCGGGGCCCTCCGCACCAACACAGCGGGCTATTTCAACTCGGCCCACGGGAGCATGGCCCTCTATTACAACGAGACCGGTTCCCAGAACACCGCGATCGGATATCAGGCGCTTTATCTCAACACCGCCGGCAACGCCAATTTCGCGGCAGGGGTGCAGGCCCTCCGCGGCAACACCACCGGATATTGCAACTCGGCGAGCGGCGCCGGAGCCCTTTATTCCAACAACTCGGGCTTCAACAACACCGCCAACGGGTATGCGTCCCTCGGAACCAATACCTCGGGCAGTTACAACACCGCGAGCGGTGCGCAGGCCCTTCAATACAACACCACCGGCATCAACAACGCGGCGACCGGTTACCAGGCCCTCCGCAACAACACCACCGGCAGCACCAATACCGCGACCGGATCCACCGCGCTCTATTCCAATACCACGGGAGCCGGTCACGCCGCGGTCGGTTTCCAGGCCCTCTACAGCAACACCACAGGAGAGGTGAACACCGCCGTCGGAGCGCAGGCGCTCCGCAGCAACACCACGGGCAGCAACAATCTGGCTTTGGGCGGAAACGCTCTCAACAAAAGCACGGGGGGCAGTTCCAACTCCGCGGTCGGCCACAACGCGCTCACGGAAAACACCACGGGCTCCGGCAACACCGCGACCGGGTCCAACGCCCTATCCAACAACACCGCGGGCGAATTCAACTCCGCCACCGGACGCAATGCCGGCCGGAACAATACGGGCGGAAGCAGCAACGTCTTCCTCGGGTATGACGCGGGTTCGTTCCAGGCCATCTCCGGCGGACTCGGCAGTCCTGACAACAGCGTCTACATCGGAGCCAACGTCCGGGGCAAGGATGACGACGACGACAACTCCATCGTCATCGGTGCCAACGCCGTCGGTGAGGGGGCGAACACCAGCGTGCTGGGCAATGCTTCCACGGAAAAGGCGCACGTTTTCGGACAGACGACCCTCACCAACACTCCTTGGAAAACACGGGCCGTGGGCGTTTCCGCGCTGGCGGATCCTTCGAATGCCGCTTCCGACAACGGCGGAGAGGCCCTGGTGGTGGAAGGTCACACCCGGCTCAAGGGCAGGGTGGTTATCGAGGAGCGGCAGGGTGACATCTCGATGGGGATTTACGACTGA
- a CDS encoding AbfB domain-containing protein, which produces MTFLIKPTLLLLASSLFCGNALAADDNTAADKKLPEAARFFLADDSKLGIDPGKGTKVRAQVAKSAARIKIVPGLTDPQCVSLMTDRDVYLLHRDWKIWAETRPEDAQARRTFDANATFKVNHLPNGEIRLESKNRPGEFLVVETDNNLSLSKPAEGLRLNFRVEGKPAK; this is translated from the coding sequence ATGACATTCCTCATCAAACCGACCCTGCTCCTGCTGGCCTCCTCCCTGTTCTGCGGAAACGCCCTCGCGGCGGATGACAACACGGCGGCCGACAAAAAACTCCCGGAAGCCGCCAGATTCTTCCTCGCGGACGATTCCAAGCTCGGCATCGATCCCGGCAAGGGAACCAAGGTCCGCGCACAGGTCGCGAAAAGCGCGGCACGCATCAAGATCGTCCCCGGCCTCACCGATCCCCAGTGCGTCAGCCTCATGACCGACCGCGATGTCTATCTCCTCCACCGGGATTGGAAAATCTGGGCCGAGACACGCCCCGAGGACGCCCAGGCGAGAAGGACCTTCGATGCGAACGCCACCTTCAAGGTCAACCACCTGCCGAATGGCGAGATCAGGCTGGAATCCAAAAACCGCCCCGGAGAATTCCTCGTCGTGGAAACCGACAACAACCTCTCCCTGAGCAAACCCGCCGAAGGCCTCCGCCTGAACTTCCGCGTCGAAGGCAAACCCGCGAAGTAG
- a CDS encoding DUF3820 family protein — translation MDGPNEIDREDFRNLLIEIGKARMPFGKFGMKAYPPAGVPIIDLPIEYLTWFQERGFPKGRLGELMAQVCEIKGVGMDKVFDPIRAANGGRFKLQPTRRRNFDFE, via the coding sequence ATGGACGGGCCGAACGAGATCGATCGCGAGGATTTCCGAAACCTCCTGATCGAGATCGGCAAGGCCCGGATGCCGTTCGGCAAGTTCGGGATGAAGGCCTACCCGCCCGCGGGGGTGCCGATCATCGACCTGCCGATCGAGTATCTGACGTGGTTCCAGGAGAGGGGTTTCCCGAAGGGACGCCTGGGGGAGTTGATGGCGCAGGTGTGCGAGATCAAGGGGGTGGGGATGGACAAGGTGTTCGATCCGATCCGCGCGGCGAACGGTGGGAGGTTCAAGCTCCAGCCGACGCGGCGGAGGAATTTTGATTTCGAGTGA